The stretch of DNA ATCTAACATCAATTAGTGTATTTGTTTTAAGATTTACTTCAGACACAGTTTTTTGAACAAACTCAAAATTATTTTTACTGTATTAACAAATAACTAATACTATGGCTTCTTTAACAACTAGCGATTTTGCTAACACCACTAAAATTTGGAATTGGCGTGGTTACCCAATTACTTATCAAAGCTATGGTGAAACTGGTGCTGCGGTAGTATTAGTTCATGGTTTTGGTGCTTCTTGTGGTCATTGGCGGAAAAATTTGCCAGTCTTGGGACAAACTTGCCGTTGTTATGCTTTAGATTTGATTGGTTTTGGTGGTTCAGCTAAACCTACTCCAGGAGTTGACATTGAATATAGTTTTGAAACGTGGGGACAACAAATAGCTGATTTTTGTCGTGAAATAGTCGGAAGTCCAGCTTTTTTGGTTGGTAATTCGATTGGTTGTATTGTAGTCATGCAAACTGGGGTTGATTATCCAGATCTAGTTTTGGGAATTGCAGCGATTAATTGTTCTTTAAGACTTCTCCACGATCGCAAGAGAATAACTCTACCTTGGTATCGTAATCTTGGCGCATCTTTTGTCCAACAATTATTAAGCTACAAAATCATCGGTAATTTATTTTTTGCTCAAATTGCCAAACCAAAAGTAGTCAGAAACATTCTTTTACAAGCTTATCGTCGTCCTGAAGCGGTGAGTGATGAGTTAATTGAAATGTTGATGAAACCTGCCACAGAAGTAGGTGCAGCCGATGTTTTTTGTGCCTTTACTCGTTATTCTCAAGGACCTTTACCAGAAGATTTATTACCTCGTCTTAATTGTCCCACTATTCTGCTTTGGGGAACTGAAGATCCTTGGGAACCAATTGCTTTAGGTAGGGAACTAGCTAACTTTCCTGCGGTAGAACAATTTATTCCTCTCGAAGGTTTAGGGCATTGTCCTCAAGATGAAGCTCCCGAAGTAGTTAATCCAATTTTACAAGACTGGATTAGACAGCAGTGGGAACGGAAGCTAAGATTAACGAAAAATGATTAAATTTGGAGATCAGGATGAATAAGGAACTACTGACTGTTTTGGGTTGTTCTAGTTCTCTAGCTTTAGCTTTAATGACAGCCAATTCTGCTGAAGCTAATAACGCTAAAGAATATGTTTTTACTGCACCTAATCTCAACAACCTACCAGTCGCTTCTGAAACAGATTATCCTTTTTATGATTGTAGTTGTAGTGAGTATAATCAAGCCGATATAAATAGAATTGATCGCCAAGGTGATCAAGCGATTAATTTGTTTGGTTGTGATTGCGCTGGTTGTCGCAATCTTGTCCGTAATCTTGAAGAAACCCCTCAATCGGCACCGCGAATTTAATTAGGAAGGAAATATTAATTGCTTAATTGGTTATCTTCAGCTTTAGACTTATTCAATCTTAGTAACCATCGCATTGTTTGGAACTTATTTTTAGCTTTTATTCCTTTATTATGCAGTTGGTTTTTATTCCGTCCATCGATTAATCCTTCGATTATTTGGTGGGCGTTTTTCTGTGTTTTTATAGCGTTTTTGCCCAATGCACCCTATATTCTGACAGATACAATTCATTTGATTGAAATAAGCCAACAAGGTTATGCTCTTTCTTTGATTATTTTAGTTTTAATTCCTCAATATTCTTTATTCGTCTTAGCTGGATTTGGAGCTTACGCGATCTCGCCCTCGGCGAGGCACTGCGTGATCGCTTTAATGCGGTTAGATAGTTATTTAATCGAACGAGGACAAGCAAAATACGTTATTTCAGTTAATTTAATTATTCATGCCTTATGTGCCGTTGGAATTTATTTGGGCAGATTTGAAAGATTTAATAGTTGGGATTTGCTCACACAACCCACAATGATAGTTTCCCGTATCAGCAAACATTTGTTAAATAAATACTATTTGTTAGGTATTTTAACCACTTTCACTATTTTATCTCTTCTTTATTGGTTTTTAAAGTTTGTAAAACGCCAAATTCTTACCAAGATTTCTTTTGATGTCTCTCAAATTTAATTATTAATTTTTATTAACAAATAAAAAACAGTAAAATTTGTTACAGAATTATGATATATTTATGTTAGCAAGGGAATTAAATAAAATAGATTTTTAAATTAAGCAACTCGGAGGGTTTATATAATTATGTCTACTCAACAACAAGCTCGTGCGCTCATGATGCGTCATCACCACAATATTAAAAATCGTCAACAATCAATGTTGGGTCGTACCGCGTCAGAAATTGGCGTGGAAGTAGATCAAGATTATTGGAGCAATATTCAAGGAAAAGCTCATCCTACTTTTCGTAAATCCTATGATCGTAGTGGTGCATCTTTAAGTTAAAAAACGATTAAAACCGTTATCATTTTCAATCTCAACCTTTGTTCAACAACTAAAGATTACGTACTTTTCTGCTAAATGTAAGAGTTGGGTATTCTTTCGGTGGGAGCGTCAAATAGTCAGGAATTATGCCTGTGGTCTATATGGATGGATTTATCCTCCGTATAGACGTTTTGTTAATTAAGGGATTAAATAGCTAAGAGTGTAATTCCTAAAAACCTACAATTATGAGTGTCGCGGTTCAAGCAATTATTCCTTGGTTGAAGCAAAAAAAACAATCTCGCGAGGCGCTGCGCGGACAGCTTCGCAGCGACGAAGGCGACCGCATTTTTCAGGGAAGGTAGATAAGACTAACTAACCTCTAAGCTGATAAATTAGCCTTATATCATATCCTGTTGAATCGTTATGTTATTATTGGGGGACGGCAGGAGTACTTTTGCCTTTGATCTGCTTTGCAATCACGCTGGATGTAGTAGAATTAGCTGTAGCCAAGCTTGGTTTTTCTGCTAATGTTGCCTTACTAGTTTTTTTCATTGTGATTTTGGGCAGCACTATTAATATTTCAAATTAATTAAACTTCTTCTTCTTTAATTTCTTCGATGCAAAGAGCATCTACTTCTGGCTTCGAGAGTTTAACAATTTTTTCTGGCAGCATAATTGCAATTTCACTTCCGGGAAGAGTCAGATTAAGAACGGTAAAAGTTGTTCCAGGAGTCAAACCTTTTGCCAATAACTTACCGATGTAACCACCATAGACTTTATC from Stanieria cyanosphaera PCC 7437 encodes:
- a CDS encoding alpha/beta fold hydrolase, with translation MASLTTSDFANTTKIWNWRGYPITYQSYGETGAAVVLVHGFGASCGHWRKNLPVLGQTCRCYALDLIGFGGSAKPTPGVDIEYSFETWGQQIADFCREIVGSPAFLVGNSIGCIVVMQTGVDYPDLVLGIAAINCSLRLLHDRKRITLPWYRNLGASFVQQLLSYKIIGNLFFAQIAKPKVVRNILLQAYRRPEAVSDELIEMLMKPATEVGAADVFCAFTRYSQGPLPEDLLPRLNCPTILLWGTEDPWEPIALGRELANFPAVEQFIPLEGLGHCPQDEAPEVVNPILQDWIRQQWERKLRLTKND
- a CDS encoding FeoA family protein; translation: MLVQTNIKELSMGSVATVVGFDKVYGGYIGKLLAKGLTPGTTFTVLNLTLPGSEIAIMLPEKIVKLSKPEVDALCIEEIKEEEV
- a CDS encoding DUF1361 domain-containing protein, with translation MLNWLSSALDLFNLSNHRIVWNLFLAFIPLLCSWFLFRPSINPSIIWWAFFCVFIAFLPNAPYILTDTIHLIEISQQGYALSLIILVLIPQYSLFVLAGFGAYAISPSARHCVIALMRLDSYLIERGQAKYVISVNLIIHALCAVGIYLGRFERFNSWDLLTQPTMIVSRISKHLLNKYYLLGILTTFTILSLLYWFLKFVKRQILTKISFDVSQI